In the genome of Falsirhodobacter halotolerans, the window GGCGATGAAAGCCGAGACGACGCGTCGGCTGTTCTTTCCGGCGTGGGCCAAGGCATTGCGTTGGAAGTGAACGCGACAGCGCTGCCAGGTCGTCGATAGCACTCGAGCCGTGGCGGCCTTGATGCCTTCGTGCGCATCCGAGATCACCAGCTTCACGCCAGACAGACCTCGCCGAACGAGGTCTCGGAGGAATTCGGTCCAGAAGGGCTCGGCCTCAGAGGCGCCGATCGACATGCCCAGCACCTCGCGTCGACCGTCGGTGTTCACGCCGACCGCGAGCGTGACCGCGACGGACACGATGCGTCCGCCCTGGCGCACCTTGAGATAGGTGGCGTCGATCCAGAGATAGGGCCATTCGCCCTCGATGGGGCGGGTGAGGAAGGCGTCGACGCGCTCGTCGATCTCCTCGCAGAACCGGCTGACTTGGCTCTTCGAGATGCCAGTCCCACCCATAGCCTGAACCAGGTCATCCATGGACCGGGTCGAGACGCCATGAACGTAGGCCTCCTGGATCACAGCCGTCAGCGCCTTCTCGACCGAGCGCCGCGGTTCCAGAAATGACGGAAAGTAAGAGCCGGTGCGCAGCCGGGGGATGCGCAGCTCGACGCTGCCGGCGCGGGTCTGCCAGTCCCGGTCGCGGTAGCCGTTGCGCTGCGCAATCCGCTCGCCGCTCTTTTCGCCGTAGTCGGCGCCCGTCTTCGTGCCGACCTCGAGCTCCATCAGCCGCTCAGCGGCGAAGCCAATCATCTCACGGAGCAGGTCGGCATCGGCACTCTTTTCCACGAGCGCGCGCAGGTCCATCATGGGCTTGGTCATCGGGTGTAGTCCTCGGTTCAGGTTGGTGGTCACAACCCGACCCTACCGAGAAACCCGATGGCCACCGCAAGCTACACCACGTCTGGGGACATCATCTGACGACGCAGCTTCCCGAATACCGTCGTCAGATTTGATCCCGTGGCCGATGAATACACATGCCTCGGTAGAAACAGGTCTAGAAGTGCTAGTGGGACATCGGCAGGGAACGTCCCGCTTATCCCGTGGTGCCGCCGGAGGTCGTATATGCTCTTACCGAGCTGGGCCTTGGACTGAGCAAAGCGTTCTGCGGCGTGTGGGAATGGGCGGAATCCGACCGTGAGGCGATCCTGCTCGCCTGGGCGAAGCATGCACAACGGCAAGGCCAGCAAGATACACTTGCAGGATAGGGGAAATTTCTGCTTCGGGTTTCGACCACCGATGCGGCCGTTCGGTTAGTGCCGACCGTGAAGTCGAGATTGGGACGAAGCGGCCATTCATTGTCAAGGGATGAGCCGGTCAGCGCGCAGCCGGTCGAACAGATCGACGAATGCCTGATCGGTCGCTTGATAGGCGCTAAAACCCTTTTTGCGACTTTTCGACATGTCCGTAACCACCTCAATCGGGCGGCCGAGGTCGGCATCCGTGTGCCAGGGCGATGCGAGGCGAGACAAATCGCCCTCCGCCAGCCCGTGCCGCTGCGCGATGTCGGCCCAGATGGGGGCATCGTCCGTCATCTGCTCCTCCAGCGGATGAGGGGTGCCGTCGAAATCCTCGGCGGTGATGCCGAAGGCATCCGCGATCCGGTGCCACATCCATTTCCAGCGGAAGACATCGCCGTTGACGATGTTGAAGTCCTCGTTCCGTGCAGCAGGTGTTTCCGCGGCCCAGATGACCTGCGCGGCAAGCTGACGGGCGTCGGTCATGTCAGTCAGCCCTTCCCATTGCACGGCAGATCCCGGGAACCGGAACGGCCGTCCCGTTTCGCGACAAATCGTTGCATAGACTGCCAGCGTCGTGCCCATGTTCATCGCGTTGCCAACCGCCTTGCCGATGACGGTATGA includes:
- a CDS encoding IS256 family transposase → MTKPMMDLRALVEKSADADLLREMIGFAAERLMELEVGTKTGADYGEKSGERIAQRNGYRDRDWQTRAGSVELRIPRLRTGSYFPSFLEPRRSVEKALTAVIQEAYVHGVSTRSMDDLVQAMGGTGISKSQVSRFCEEIDERVDAFLTRPIEGEWPYLWIDATYLKVRQGGRIVSVAVTLAVGVNTDGRREVLGMSIGASEAEPFWTEFLRDLVRRGLSGVKLVISDAHEGIKAATARVLSTTWQRCRVHFQRNALAHAGKNSRRVVSAFIATAFAQPDLAAAKTQWRLVADQMRGKIPKLATLMDTAEEDVLAYMTFPQQHRAKLHSTNPIERLNAEIKRRTDVVGIFPNEASIRRLVGAILMEQTEEWTVQRGRYMTLETLAPVCDDLTVSLPAAQSD
- a CDS encoding SDR family oxidoreductase translates to MAQSALVVGATGIQGSAIAAQLVERGWAVHGLSRNPQDQVGVLPVAADLTDRDALGKALEGLAPTHVFLTSWLRMPTEAENIRVNGGMVRNVLEALRSAESVRHVSLVTGLKHYLGPFEAYGKGTLPQTPFREDQGRLDVANFYYTQEDEVFAAAERDGFSWSIHRPHTVIGKAVGNAMNMGTTLAVYATICRETGRPFRFPGSAVQWEGLTDMTDARQLAAQVIWAAETPAARNEDFNIVNGDVFRWKWMWHRIADAFGITAEDFDGTPHPLEEQMTDDAPIWADIAQRHGLAEGDLSRLASPWHTDADLGRPIEVVTDMSKSRKKGFSAYQATDQAFVDLFDRLRADRLIP